The genome window TCGTAATTGATCCAAATGACCAAGAACTTGTTCGCCAGAGGGTGTACCAGATTGTTGATTATGTTTAGGGCCAGATCGTTTCCGTTTATTTGGACTGGTAGCAGGGTAACGAGTACTCAAAAGATTCGCAAGTAACTCACTAAGTTTTTCTTCGTAATCGCGACACCAGTAACGTAGAGCTGCTACAACAAACATGTCCCCATCCACGTTTTGTCGTGCGAGCAATTGTCGCAGAAGTTCTAAAGTTGgtctatttaattattaatgttattaatattgaattaaattttatcttattcATTTAGTTTCCTAGTAAATGATTTACTTACTTTTCTTGTTTAAGCATAAACAATATCGATGTTAATGCTTCTGCGTGATCTCGAAATTGCAATTTGGGTAAAACAGGTAGTACATAATCAATTGGAAAATCATGGGCAAAAATAAGCTGCCAAAAACAATATTGCTCAAAAGTTTCCCAATTTAAGCTTGCTGTCAAAAGTGACGTAAACGATTCCTTTTTTAACATCTTTAAATGTCCTTGCATTATTTGACAAACCAATTCTTGTAATTGGCATGCATCGACGGTCGAGACAACCAAATGCAATAATTGAACATTTCCAAGAGCCACATTTTGAAAACCCATGTATACATCAGGCACAAGGTAACATAGCATAAATATGTTATCTTCATGGCAGagctataaaaaaaatgatacattatatacgACTAATAAAAGGATATGTAAAgcaaattaaaacaaattacaatttttacaattgtttgtgatattacaatttttaacttttaaaacTTACATACCTTCAAATCTGACACTAAACACGCatctaattttttttctcgatTTACACAAAAATCTTTATATACAGATGCTTTAAcgtcatttaacatattactgcaataaaaaaataatataataaaaagcatattttcatttacttaTGTGTAATTTGCATTCCACTACGAACCTTGGTTCGCCTTCccgtttttcttcctctctgcCCCAGACtttcaaaaaataaagtaacagGTAACCTATTCTCGATTGAACGTTTTGTATTTCTGCAAGTACCCGAGCTAGCAGCTTCCGCCTATTGTCCTCTTCTTTACACAACTGAAACTGATTTCGAAACATAACAAATAATGGCGTACTTATACTATCAGTCAAGGCTTCTTCATTCAAATTATCTGATGGAAATATTTGAGATGTAATTTGTGAAGATAAGATCGTTGATATGCAAGAAGCCAATGCTGGTATCGTTTCTGCATCTATTTCATCCTCTACAACCATTTGTACTATCCTTTCCATCGTTTGACATCTCACTTCATTGTCTGTTTCACTGTGCAAACTTTCTACAGCAGTCCTTAACTCTTCTGgttctaaaattaaatttagctGAGATGtaatatcttctttcttcACGATACAATTTGCATTTTTTTGTTCGTTTTTCAACTTCACATTTGCTAATGGAAcatcttcttcatcttcttcctcTACTTTAGTCACTATCctataatgttaaatatccTTTAGTGatataactatatttttaagctGAAACATTTAAAGTACTATgtgatagaaatagaaatataaaacagaattaaCCTTAATGACACCTCGTCTTCTTCATCACTAAAAGCTGGTTCTGAGTCTTGAGTTAGATGATTATTTTCAATTGGTATATTCGCTGCATTTTCCAGTGTAGCCCCTGGTGTAAGATCCTTATTAAATTCCTCCGTTTTACCTGAATATACAGGAACCTTATTTCCTGCTCAAAAACATCATGCAAAAACCAAAGTTAGTAAGCAATGAATGTGCTATAGGCTTAAGGGAAAggtgaataataaaatttattaaaagaaaagaccAAAAAATGACCTAAACGATgtttaaaagagaaagatttgTTAAAACCATGATACGTAAAcccaaaattaatatacataaatatttttctgtgcTTATATCAATTTGATATGTACATttgaatatcataaatatttatactatatatattttcaaaactaaatatgtacattatataaagaatagcgtgattttaatatgtgatgaatacatacaaataaatagataCATGTTTATACATGTGCAATAGTAAGCTTTTCCAGTGCTCTTTTGAATggtttatagaaaataaatatgcaaTATTGGTTAATAATTTTACCAGGATCTGCATTAGGTGGTAAACAGAATTCTTTGAATGTTTCTCTTATCTTGCTTCTTAATTCACGATCTAACTTGGGACTATCAAACAATGGGTAAAGACTCGGCAAAACCCGTTTCTCCAAAATTTGTCGCAACgacaaaaatattccatttctCACTTTCTCTGTTAAAGGTGGATAGAAATTTGGTATTATCTGTAAACAAAAATTACGTAAATTTTAAAACCGTAATGAAGTGTTGAGATTTACATTACCACTTACTCTGCATAAAAAGTCTAACAATGTGGCAGTGACCGGTGGATGCGATCTCATGGAATTGTGCATAACAAGGATTGCAGGTTCAATGTTCATTATGTTATCCTTTTCAGGTTCAAAAAACAACCAATCATAAAATAAAGCAAGTTTAGCATTACTTGCAGCAACAGTTGAAGTACAAGTTGTAAATAACCATCCTATTACTGCCCATCGTGGTATAATATCTGAACATAGTAACTCATTTGTTGGATGAATAACACCAACAATGAatcgtataaggtcacatctCAAAGATTGTGATTCTGGTGTAGCCAGGTACTGCCTTTGAAACCAATCTTGGTATCGTTTATGATTACCAAAACGGACTTGACTGGttaaaaatactaatttcCTTTCCATATCTGGTGTAAGTCTAGATTGAAGAAACCTTCTAGAAGTCCTAGTTTGTAAAAGTTGAAGGACACCACTGAAATTTGGACAAAGAGACTTTGGATTGTGAAGTATGTCTTTCCAGAGTGCCTCAAATTCAGGTATCCGTGCCACATTTTGTAATAGACGTACTAAATCCCTACAAacattaattatcattttatttattacagtcTGGcttacattataaatatagacaaaaatatttcattttattcaccTTCCAATAACCAAACAATCAACCATACGTTCTCTTATTAAAGATACAGTAAATGTAACTTCTTTTTGACGTAAACCAGATAAATGTGGTGCATTATGATCTTCTATTAATCGTAAATAGGTATAAACAATGGATGCTACTAGAAAAGGGAATTTATCCAGCCAAGGtcgattttcttgaaaaatatctaaaagtGCATCAACTAAAAACAAATTCCGCGGCGAAATATCACCACCAGCTGCATGCCTTAATAAACTTAAACAAAGGTTATCCACACTAGCGACACTGGTTCTTATCATCTCCCTTAACAGCCATAATAACTGACTTCTAGTCACATCGTTCAATCGTAGGTATCTTTCAAGTACTAATTGATTAAGATGTACTAACACAATTGCAAGACCATCTCGTGTAATTAATGTCAAGTCTCTGTAACTTTTTGGAGCATTTTGAGGATCTGTCAAAATGACTACCAACAATCCTAATGAAACTTCTTCGTGTGTCTTATCCTTACATAC of Bombus fervidus isolate BK054 chromosome 1, iyBomFerv1, whole genome shotgun sequence contains these proteins:
- the Ints3 gene encoding integrator complex subunit 3 isoform X1 codes for the protein MEQTKTLASRLLSTSCIENKDDLEEKFERCYTVLQNLTAGLSEKEAHDTLNNAVCKDKTHEEVSLGLLVVILTDPQNAPKSYRDLTLITRDGLAIVLVHLNQLVLERYLRLNDVTRSQLLWLLREMIRTSVASVDNLCLSLLRHAAGGDISPRNLFLVDALLDIFQENRPWLDKFPFLVASIVYTYLRLIEDHNAPHLSGLRQKEVTFTVSLIRERMVDCLVIGRDLVRLLQNVARIPEFEALWKDILHNPKSLCPNFSGVLQLLQTRTSRRFLQSRLTPDMERKLVFLTSQVRFGNHKRYQDWFQRQYLATPESQSLRCDLIRFIVGVIHPTNELLCSDIIPRWAVIGWLFTTCTSTVAASNAKLALFYDWLFFEPEKDNIMNIEPAILVMHNSMRSHPPVTATLLDFLCRIIPNFYPPLTEKVRNGIFLSLRQILEKRVLPSLYPLFDSPKLDRELRSKIRETFKEFCLPPNADPAGNKVPVYSGKTEEFNKDLTPGATLENAANIPIENNHLTQDSEPAFSDEEDEVSLRIVTKVEEEDEEDVPLANVKLKNEQKNANCIVKKEDITSQLNLILEPEELRTAVESLHSETDNEVRCQTMERIVQMVVEDEIDAETIPALASCISTILSSQITSQIFPSDNLNEEALTDSISTPLFVMFRNQFQLCKEEDNRRKLLARVLAEIQNVQSRIGYLLLYFLKVWGREEEKREGEPSNMLNDVKASVYKDFCVNREKKLDACLVSDLKLCHEDNIFMLCYLVPDVYMGFQNVALGNVQLLHLVVSTVDACQLQELVCQIMQGHLKMLKKESFTSLLTASLNWETFEQYCFWQLIFAHDFPIDYVLPVLPKLQFRDHAEALTSILFMLKQEKPTLELLRQLLARQNVDGDMFVVAALRYWCRDYEEKLSELLANLLSTRYPATSPNKRKRSGPKHNQQSGTPSGEQVLGHLDQLRQHCMSSAELQLYHSEGMQRALQQAQAASSDSLRKSYGDLFALAEVNEENEPPPPPPPSSARKHAAASAGGGGGAGNKGGHRKTGANTRERSSSKRPLPRYHLDSTSSSEEESIVNVKQAKKRKKINPVGSDSD
- the Ints3 gene encoding integrator complex subunit 3 isoform X2, translated to MEQTKTLASRLLSTSCIENKDDLEEKFERCYTVLQNLTAGLSEKEAHDTLNNAVCKDKTHEEVSLGLLVVILTDPQNAPKSYRDLTLITRDGLAIVLVHLNQLVLERYLRLNDVTRSQLLWLLREMIRTSVASVDNLCLSLLRHAAGGDISPRNLFLVDALLDIFQENRPWLDKFPFLVASIVYTYLRLIEDHNAPHLSGLRQKEVTFTVSLIRERMVDCLVIGRDLVRLLQNVARIPEFEALWKDILHNPKSLCPNFSGVLQLLQTRTSRRFLQSRLTPDMERKLVFLTSQVRFGNHKRYQDWFQRQYLATPESQSLRCDLIRFIVGVIHPTNELLCSDIIPRWAVIGWLFTTCTSTVAASNAKLALFYDWLFFEPEKDNIMNIEPAILVMHNSMRSHPPVTATLLDFLCRIIPNFYPPLTEKVRNGIFLSLRQILEKRVLPSLYPLFDSPKLDRELRSKIRETFKEFCLPPNADPGKTEEFNKDLTPGATLENAANIPIENNHLTQDSEPAFSDEEDEVSLRIVTKVEEEDEEDVPLANVKLKNEQKNANCIVKKEDITSQLNLILEPEELRTAVESLHSETDNEVRCQTMERIVQMVVEDEIDAETIPALASCISTILSSQITSQIFPSDNLNEEALTDSISTPLFVMFRNQFQLCKEEDNRRKLLARVLAEIQNVQSRIGYLLLYFLKVWGREEEKREGEPSNMLNDVKASVYKDFCVNREKKLDACLVSDLKLCHEDNIFMLCYLVPDVYMGFQNVALGNVQLLHLVVSTVDACQLQELVCQIMQGHLKMLKKESFTSLLTASLNWETFEQYCFWQLIFAHDFPIDYVLPVLPKLQFRDHAEALTSILFMLKQEKPTLELLRQLLARQNVDGDMFVVAALRYWCRDYEEKLSELLANLLSTRYPATSPNKRKRSGPKHNQQSGTPSGEQVLGHLDQLRQHCMSSAELQLYHSEGMQRALQQAQAASSDSLRKSYGDLFALAEVNEENEPPPPPPPSSARKHAAASAGGGGGAGNKGGHRKTGANTRERSSSKRPLPRYHLDSTSSSEEESIVNVKQAKKRKKINPVGSDSD